A genome region from Brienomyrus brachyistius isolate T26 chromosome 23, BBRACH_0.4, whole genome shotgun sequence includes the following:
- the LOC125718643 gene encoding tumor necrosis factor alpha-induced protein 8-like protein 2 has product METFSSKDMAMKAQKKLLSHMASKTMVNMFIDDTTSEILDELYRVSKEHSGNRTKAQKVVKDLIKVAVKIGVLFRHNQFSHEELGLADEFKKKLHTGAMTAISFQEVEFSFDKVVMANILTESRDMLLKLVEKHLTPKSHGRITNVFNHYADHDLLENLYNPKGKLWPHLTKICAGLNKLVEDGKL; this is encoded by the exons ATGGAGACCTTCAGTTCCAAAGACATGGCCATGAAGGCCCAGAAGAAACTCCTCAGTCACATGGCCAGCAAGACGATGGTGAATATGTTCATTGACGACACTACTAGCGAGATCTTGGATGAGCTCTACCGGGTGTCTAAGGAACACTCCGGCAACCGTACGAAGGCCCAGAAGGTGGTGAAGGACCTCATCAAGGTGGCGGTGAAGATCGGTGTGCTCTTTCGCCACAACCAATTCAGCCATGAGGAGCTTGGACTGGCAGATGAGTTTAAGAAGAAGCTTCACACAGGAGCTATGACAGCCATAAGCTTCCAGGAG GTGGAGTTTTCCTTCGACAAAGTAGTGATGGCAAACATCTTAACAGAGTCCCGGGACATGCTTCTCAAGCTGGTAGAAAAGCACCTCACACCAAAGTCACATGGGCGCATCACGAACGTCTTCAACCATTATGCAGACCACGATCTGCTGGAAAATCTCTACAATCCCAAAGGGAAACTCTGGCCCCATCTGACCAAAATTTGTGCCGGTCTCAATAAGTTGGTGGAGGATGGGAAACTATGA